Proteins encoded within one genomic window of Eublepharis macularius isolate TG4126 chromosome 10, MPM_Emac_v1.0, whole genome shotgun sequence:
- the HPGD gene encoding 15-hydroxyprostaglandin dehydrogenase [NAD(+)] isoform X1, translated as MYLKDKVALVTGAAQGIGKAFAQALLEKGCKVGLVDQNAELGKESKDNLDKQFDTQRTIFIPCDVSDEEQLKDAFKKIFDSFGRLDIVVNNAGINNEKNWEVTVQINLISMIRGTYIGLDYMKTENGGNGGAIVNISSLAGLMPVPYQPVYCASKHGVIGFTRSMAMLSKTGNYGVRINTICPGFVNTPILQTIEKEENMGEYLAYKDELKDMMKYYGLLAPSLIAEGLIKILEDDTLNGEVMKITTKRGIHFHEYSPL; from the exons ATGTACCTGAAGGACAAAGTGGCGCTGGTGACTGGAGCGGCTCAGGGCATAGGCAAAGCCTTCGCTCAGGCGCTGCTGGAAAAGGGCTGCAAG GTAGGCCTTGTGGATCAGAATGCAGAACTAGGTAAGGAAAGCAAAGATAACTTGGACAAGCAGTTTGATACACAGAGAACCATCTTCATTCCCTGTGATGTTTCAGATGAAGAACAGCTAAAAG ATGCATTTAAGAAGATATTTGACTCTTTTGGGAGGTTGGATATTGTTGTTAACAATGCCGgaataaataatgaaaaaaacTGGGAAGTCACAGTCCAGATTAATTTG ATTTCAATGATTAGAGGAACATACATTGGTTTAGATTacatgaaaacagaaaatggaGGCAACGGTGGGGCTATTGTTAATATATCATCATTGGCAG GACTTATGCCTGTTCCATACCAACCAGTATATTGTGCTTCAAAGCACGGGGTTATTGGATTCACACGTTCAATGGCT ATGCTCTCTAAAACAGGAAACTATGGTGTACGAATCAACACAATTTGTCCTGGTTTTGTTAACACACCAATTCTTCAAACAATTGAAAAGGAAGAGAATATGGGTGAATATTTAGCATACAAAGACGAGCTCAAAGATATGATGAAATACTACGGTTTACTGGC ACCATCACTGATTGCTGAGGGACTGATAAAAATACTTGAAGATGATACGTTAAATGGAGAAGTTATGAAGATTACAACAAAGAGAGGAATCCATTTTCATGAATACAGTCCACTGTAA
- the HPGD gene encoding 15-hydroxyprostaglandin dehydrogenase [NAD(+)] isoform X2 has protein sequence MYLKDKVALVTGAAQGIGKAFAQALLEKGCKVGLVDQNAELGKESKDNLDKQFDTQRTIFIPCDVSDEEQLKDAFKKIFDSFGRLDIVVNNAGINNEKNWEVTVQINLISMIRGTYIGLDYMKTENGGNGGAIVNISSLAGLMPVPYQPVYCASKHGVIGFTRSMAVNAL, from the exons ATGTACCTGAAGGACAAAGTGGCGCTGGTGACTGGAGCGGCTCAGGGCATAGGCAAAGCCTTCGCTCAGGCGCTGCTGGAAAAGGGCTGCAAG GTAGGCCTTGTGGATCAGAATGCAGAACTAGGTAAGGAAAGCAAAGATAACTTGGACAAGCAGTTTGATACACAGAGAACCATCTTCATTCCCTGTGATGTTTCAGATGAAGAACAGCTAAAAG ATGCATTTAAGAAGATATTTGACTCTTTTGGGAGGTTGGATATTGTTGTTAACAATGCCGgaataaataatgaaaaaaacTGGGAAGTCACAGTCCAGATTAATTTG ATTTCAATGATTAGAGGAACATACATTGGTTTAGATTacatgaaaacagaaaatggaGGCAACGGTGGGGCTATTGTTAATATATCATCATTGGCAG GACTTATGCCTGTTCCATACCAACCAGTATATTGTGCTTCAAAGCACGGGGTTATTGGATTCACACGTTCAATGGCTGTGA ATGCTCTCTAA